The nucleotide window CCCGGCGCACACTTAACGACTTGTCAATTACCTTCCACGCAAAGGCCGTTGAGTAGTCACGCACCACCAAATCACTACCCACCGGTAAGCCCTAGGGTCGAAGACATGCGCCGAGCAAAGATCGTCTGCACCCTCGGGCCCGCCACCGACTCATACGACCAGATCAAGGCACTGGTCGAGGCCGGCATGGACGTCGCCCGCTTCAACCTCAGCCACGGCGGCCACGCCGAACACGAGGAGCGCTACCGCCACGTCAGGAAGGCCGCCGACGAAACCGGCCGCAGCGTCGGCATACTCGCCGACCTTCAAGGCCCGAAGATCCGCCTCGGCCGCTTCACAGAAGGCCCCGTACTACTCGAACGCGGCGACACCTTCACCATCAGCGTCGAAGAGGGCGTACAAGGCAACGGCGAGATCTGCGGCACGACATACGCCGGCCTGGCAGCCGACGTCACCACGGGCGAACGCATCCTCGTGGACGACGGCAAGGTCACCCTGGAGGTCACGGAGGTCGACGGCCCCCGAGTCCACACGAGGGTGGTGGAAGGCGGGATCATCTCCGACAACAAGGGCCTGAACCTCCCCGGGGTCGCGGTATCGGTCCCCGCACTGTCGGAGAAGGACGAGGACGACCTCCGCTGGGCGCTGCGCACGGGCTTCGACGTCGTAGCGCTGTCGTTCGTACGGAGCGGCCGGGACATCGAAGCCGTCCACCGCATCATGGACGAGGAAGGCCGCCGACTGCCCGTCATCGCCAAGGTGGAAAAACCGCAGGCGGTGGAGGCGATCGACGACATCGTGGCCGCGTTCGACGGCATCATGGTCGCGCGGGGAGACCTGGGCGTCGAAATGCCCCTGGAACAGGTCCCGATCGTCCAGAAGCGCGCGATCAAGCTCGCGAAGCGCAACGCCAAGCCGGTGATCGTCGCCACCCAGATGCTCGACTCGATGATCGACAACTCCCGCCCGACACGCGCGGAGGCGAGCGACGTCGCCAACGCCGTCATCGACGGCACGGACGCGGTGATGCTGTCGGGCGAGACGAGCGTCGGCAAGTACGCGGTGGAGACGGTCCGGACGATGGCGAAGATCGTGACGGCAGCGGAGGAGGACCTCCTCTCGAAGGGCCTCCCACCGCTGACGGAGCGGAACAAACCCCGCACCCAGGGCGGAGCGGTGGCCCGCGCGGCAGCGGAAATCGGCGACTTCCTGGGGGCGAAGTTCCTGGTCGCGTTCTCCCAGTCCGGCGACACGGCTCGACGGCTCTCGCGCTACCGGTCCCCGATCCCCCTGCTGGCGTTCACCCCGGCCCCGGCGACGCGGTCGCAGTTGAGCCTGACGTGGGGCGTGGAGACGTTCTTGGGCCCGCATGTGGACTCGACGGACGCGATGGTCGACCAGGTGGACGAGCTGTTGTTGAAGTACGGCCGCTGCAAGAAGGGTGACGTCGTGGTGATCACGGCGGGGTCGCCGCCGGGGGTTGCGGGTGGGACGAACATGGTGCGGGTGCATCACATTGGGGAGGACGACAGTCCCAAGTAGGGGGTGGGGGTCAGTACTTGGGGCCTACGTGGGTGTCGAGTAGGGCGACGGAGGCTTTGCGGGCAACGGAGACGTTGCGCGCATTTGCCATCTTCCAGTCGACCCCCACCTGGTCGAGCGCCGTAGTGAAGAGACGGATGATGTCGCTCGACAGGTTGGTGAAGAAGTACCGGGGGTACTCGTAGCGCTTCTGCTCGCCTGCGATGACGCGAGTAGTCCAGTTGGTGATGCGGCAGCCGTCGGAGTGAATGAGGCCGCGGATGAGCTCCCAAGGGTGCGCGTCGACGATGGTTTGCTGCCAGAGCTCAAGGTCGATGGTGCGTTCGTGCTTCTTGCCCGGACCGTGCTGAGGGAAGAGAACGGGCCAGTGCCGGAAGTAACTGGTCATCATCGTGTAGCCCTCCTTTTGAAGGGCGTAGACGCTGATGCCGGGACGCACCTTCACGATGGCCTCGCGACATTGCTGGAGGAGCCCAGGCCACGCATCGGCGCACGCGATCCTGAGGTAGTACCCGGTGCCGCGCGGGTGGGCACTGATACACCCGTCGCCCAAGTAGAGGCCTAGCAAGTAGGCGTACGCGCTGTTGTCGGCGGGTGGCTCCGGGGTCGGGATCGCCATGCGGGGTAGCGGCTCAAGGCGGTCTTGCCACGACCGGATGGCGGAGCGTGAGATGCCCGTCTCCCGGCTCACCGAGTTCAGGCTGCGGCCCTGTGCAAGCAGTGCGAGTGCTCGCTTGCGTGTGCTGATGTCGTACATGCGGCCACTGTGTGTTACTGATCGTGTCCGTGTGCAGCAAAAAGCGGATGTTCACGAGAATGGGAACATCCGCTTCTTAAGATCAACCTTGGAATCGAAGGAAAAAGTGCCCCGGGTGGGATTCGAACCCACGCTGTCGGTGGTTTGAGCACCGTGTCTCTTCCGCTGGACTACCGAGGCTTCCTCTAAAACAAAGGCAGGCAACCACCCGCCGTGCCCCCACCTTACCGCAGCTAGGTACGCTCTTGTCAGCAGTACCCCTGCCCTGAACGAGGAGCCCCCCGTGACCGCCGAGTCGCCCCAGCCAGACGACGACAAGTCGCACGTGCCTCCGCTGACGACCCGTGTCGTCATCGCCGAGGACGAGGCGCTGATCCGTCTCGACCTCAAGGAGATGCTCGAAGAGGAGGGCTACTCGGTCGTAGGCGAGGCCGGTGACGGCGAGCAGGCGATCGAGCTGGCCCGGGAGCACCAGCCCGACCTGGTGATTCTCGATGTGAAGATGCCGAAGCTCGATGGGATCTCCGCTGCCGAGAAGATCGCCGAGGAGCGCATCGCGCCCGTGCTGAT belongs to Streptomyces graminofaciens and includes:
- the pyk gene encoding pyruvate kinase encodes the protein MRRAKIVCTLGPATDSYDQIKALVEAGMDVARFNLSHGGHAEHEERYRHVRKAADETGRSVGILADLQGPKIRLGRFTEGPVLLERGDTFTISVEEGVQGNGEICGTTYAGLAADVTTGERILVDDGKVTLEVTEVDGPRVHTRVVEGGIISDNKGLNLPGVAVSVPALSEKDEDDLRWALRTGFDVVALSFVRSGRDIEAVHRIMDEEGRRLPVIAKVEKPQAVEAIDDIVAAFDGIMVARGDLGVEMPLEQVPIVQKRAIKLAKRNAKPVIVATQMLDSMIDNSRPTRAEASDVANAVIDGTDAVMLSGETSVGKYAVETVRTMAKIVTAAEEDLLSKGLPPLTERNKPRTQGGAVARAAAEIGDFLGAKFLVAFSQSGDTARRLSRYRSPIPLLAFTPAPATRSQLSLTWGVETFLGPHVDSTDAMVDQVDELLLKYGRCKKGDVVVITAGSPPGVAGGTNMVRVHHIGEDDSPK
- a CDS encoding helix-turn-helix domain-containing protein: MYDISTRKRALALLAQGRSLNSVSRETGISRSAIRSWQDRLEPLPRMAIPTPEPPADNSAYAYLLGLYLGDGCISAHPRGTGYYLRIACADAWPGLLQQCREAIVKVRPGISVYALQKEGYTMMTSYFRHWPVLFPQHGPGKKHERTIDLELWQQTIVDAHPWELIRGLIHSDGCRITNWTTRVIAGEQKRYEYPRYFFTNLSSDIIRLFTTALDQVGVDWKMANARNVSVARKASVALLDTHVGPKY